The sequence agataTTATTGGCATACTTGGTACCAGGTCATTCTGAGTCTACAGGTGGggacaaagttatttttttaccACTGTTTAACACAGTGGCCATTTTCAGTATAATGATTTAGGGGTGTGGCACAGGCCTAGACCTTCTGCATAACTGATGATTTGTAATGCTTGCTTCAGTAAAGTACCAAAGTGCCCAGTGGAATGGATTTAGACAAGTGGATTCCTAAGAACAGTAAGTAAAAGCTGTCAAAAGCTTAATCTGACCCCATGCAGTGGTAGTaaaggatatgtgtgtgtgtgtgtgtgtgtgtgtgtgtgtgtgtgtgtgcgcgcgcgcgtgcgtgtgcagCAGTAACATTTATGCACCAGTAACCTaatcatatatctgttggccttgttttcattttttttctaaggaaGATAAGCTGCAAACAACATCAAAATTACTATCGAAGTAGAAATGCTGTAGTCATCATAATTAATCTGGTGGCCTATGGAGAGGCAATAGCTCCAGGGCATTATTTCAGAGTGTTTTATATTACTGGAAGCATCGGCTAATATATAGgaatgaaaatgtgtgtgtgtgtgtgtgtgtgtgtgtctgtgtgtgtgtgtgtgtctacagaATCCAGTGTTAGTGTCAGCTACTCCCCAGAGTATTGCTAAATTCCTCAGCCTTCGATTTGCCTtatgaaaataagttaaaagaagATCAAAGTATTTAACAATAAGGATGTATgtaatgtacacttaaaaatggttataaattttctatgctaatttggatgtaaattttaaaaaataaaattttaaaaaaatggttacaaattttatcttatgtatattttaccacaataaaaaataccaattctcgggcacctgggtggcagtcggttaagcaccagacttcagctcaggtcatgatctcattgttcgtgggttcgagccctgcatcagactctgtgctgacagctcagagcctggatcttgcttcggagtctgtgtctccctctatctctgcccctccccgacttgcactctgtctctcaaaaacaaacaaaaaatgaaacattaaaaaatttaaaaaaaaattcccccccCACAAAAAGGATTCTGATAATGTTATAAGATACTATACACTTGCTCTGAGGtctaccttctttttttatgtcaaCTATTTCCATATATCAAACAAGGATGAAATCTTTTCCAAGATTTGTAACTCGTAAAACTCAACATGAATATTACAATGACATGGTAAAGTGTTTCAGTATTCACCATTCCACTTGGTCTCAAAGTTTATGTGGGGTCCCTTTGGGATTCAGCATCTCAGTTCCACAAAACTGCAAGCAAAGTGCATCTAATGATTAGGCTGATAAACCTTTCCTTTCATGCATTTCCATGAGTTAGTATTAAAATGAAGgactagttttctctttttagtcaGTCACTGTATTCACATGGAATTAAGCCATGAGATGTATTAGGGAATTATAAaggagaagacattaaaaaacagcATCAGGTTTGACTCTTCCACTTATTAAGGCCACTGGGTATCTAATGATTCTGCTTTGCAGTTCAGTTACCGTAAAATAACCTAGTTACACTAGATTGCATATGTTttgattctaaaataaatattacattaaaaaacaaaaatactccaTATTATGATAAATGTCAATTTCATGCTTGTTTGGAAATACGCTTACGGGTGAGTCAAATCTAAAGTCTATGCTTTGCAGAAGCATCTGATTTGGTAAAGGTAAGATGGATGCTTTCCAAAGGAGTCTGGTCTATTGGACTGACCTAGAGGCAGAACATTCCAAAGGGATTTTCTGGCTCTCACAATGCACAATCCTAGGGTTAAAGAACATCTCTGTTTGAAAAAGGAGGGTATCTCCGAAACAACCTAGAGGAGCACAATATTTAAGCAGAAGGTAATTCTCGTAACAGGGGAGGCATACATACGTTTGTATTCTAGTTTAAGATTtatgcctaggggcgcctgggtggctcagtcggttgagcgtcagacttcggctcaggcggctcaggtcatgatctcacagctcgtgggttcgagccctgtgctgatggctcagagcctggagcctgcttcggattctgtgtctcctctctctgcccctcccccaacatgtgctctgtctctctctgtagtGAAAATACTTCTTCAGTGAAAATACTGCCTCAGGGCAGTTCAAATGATCCAATGAATAGGATAAACCTTCGCAGGATTTGTGACTCTTCCCCTTTGGAGCATCGAATGAAACTTAAAACTGTCTGCTAAGCTTTGGTGAAATAGAAGAGGAGCTGAAGGACAATTTAAAATCGGTTTCCTAACCAGTCAGGAAACCTGTGCTCTTGGGTCCTGTGCACATGAATGGCCCAATGTTCAGTGAATGATAAGGAAGGGACCATGTTGTCATCTGCCCATAAATAACGATAACTAGAAGCAAAATGtaatccttaaaacaaacaaacaaaaaaagacaataattttAGAGCCAGGTATAAAGATCTAAAAAACTACTTCAAagttatttttaggggcacctgggtagtttgGTTGGTTATgcatcccacttcagcttaggtcatgacctcacagttcataggttcgagctccacattgggctctgtgatgacagctcagagcctggagcctgctacggattctgtgtctccctccctctctcattgcccctcccctgcctgtactttatctctcaaaaataaataaatgttaaaaaaaaattttttaagaagttatttttataaataatactgtacTCACCTTTGTCTTGATCCCACGGTCATGTACAGGGTATATAAAATCATATGCAGAGGTCTGAATCCGAGTCATAGGGCAACCTGATCCCAGGTGCAATTCATCAGCAAATATATACAGATCGCTGTTGTGCCCACATGGGCTAACCAAGATCATCACCCAGTCCATTGAACAACTTACTGTCACTACAGAAAGAATCATATAAGAAAGTGTCAGATGTGTATTTACATCCGGGAAGAGCCCAAAGAATATTCAGCTCTGCCCTTTGTGGTAAATAAAAGGTATTTCTTTCTCCAGCCAAGGTAATCAAGGCTTATAGAATAACATATAAAGGGTTTTCACATTAccagtttttccaaaatatcTGCATATTATCCTCAAATAACTAGGCTTCATTTATTTCACAGGGAAGAAGATCAACACATAAGAAAATCATAATCTTCTAGTCCCCTGCCTCTTCTAAAAGAGATTATATTCTAAAGAGGGTGATGTATCTGGGACCACACAAAAGGCACAGAAGTAAATTGCAATGCATTCGAATAGGAGAGATGTATTCCCAGTAATGCTCtttggagagggagaaggggaaagggtgGGAGAGTAGAATCCTGATCTGGAACAGTCCCTACCAAAGACAGAGCCACAGAGGAAAGACTCTGAAGAGAGAAAATCCGCTGCCTGGGATGGCAGTTCTGTGAAGGTTTCCATGTAAAACCTATTCTTATCCTTTACATTGAAATCTTCAGTCAGTCAGGGATAATCACTATTTCTAATGGACTCATTTATCCCGTGGAAGAAGTAAAGGCGGACAGTAACCAGAGCTTCTCAGAGCGGTGATCAGAGTTGAACTGCATGGATCCTACTAAtgttcagaaagaaaacacagatttaTTGGCTTTAAAGAGTCATGATTAGTGGTAGGGGGGAAAAACTAATGAAACAGGTTACAAAACTTCCAAAGTGGAGAAcaaaagagaatggagaaaaacaaattgaaacaATTTAGAAGAAGGCAAAAAAGCCTTAGGGGAAGAGACAAAAcatcaaagcaaacaaacaaacaaaaaggacaaaaattaagCCATagggggatcctgggtggctcagtcggttaagtgtctaactcttgcttttgactcaggtcatgatctcacagttgtgagttcgagccctacattgggctctgcactgacagtgcgcagcctgcttgtgattctctgtctccctttctctctgcccctcccatgtgctctctcactctctctaaataaagaaaataaactaaaaaaaaaaaaaaaaagtaagcaataaGATGATTGCAATAAATGAACTGCAACTATAtgtcaacaataataataaatgtaaatgaacaaaatacttcAGGCCAAATGACCAACagccaaatgaagaaattataatgtatttatataatcaaCTTCTAGGTAACATGGcaaatataattataaagtaTCAATCTGAAAATAGTTATGAGAAAGAAGCAAGTCACAACACAAACCTTATATATCTAACGATACAAAGTTGAAATGACAGATAACCATTTTTtatacaagattttttttccaaacagagACTATTCTTCAGTAGCCAGTACCTGCCCCACACTTAAGGCATGAGACTCATAACCCAGAACATGACCCCACATCTCATCAGATACAGCCTCCTCATGTTTTGCAAAAGTGGAAGTAACCGGGTTTAAATCTTATCTTCCTATTTCGACGCTGATATAAGTTGCTCTAACACAACCTGTCATCCAAGCTAGGATAAGTACTTTGAACTTGGATTTCATTTCGTAATTATCTTTATATTCACAGCTGCACAGAACCCAGGGAATGTTGAATATACATAGTTTGAATTGTAGCCCTTGTTGATAGTACCACCTGCACGCAGAACTTCCAGATGAGCAGAAATTACAGAACCTCCCTCTTACTGTTTAACAAAGGGAAGGGGCGGGAGAGAGTGAAAGTCTGACTGGCCATCCAACCTATAGGAAGGTAACCTTCTTACAGCTGGTTGGATACGGCTTGAATTCTATAGCTACCCAATTATTAGATTTTGAAAAAACTGGTTAACACTGCAATGCAATTTATTCACGAGTCAGTGAAGGCCACCGAATGGGAAGATTCACAGTCAGGATGAACAAAAGTTCTGGCAGTTTGACAGAGTGTACTCAGAGCCTCAGTCCAGTTAGTGGACTGGGCTGGACTGGTTCAAGTGAATGTGCACACAAGGTGGCAATCCTAGCCAGTAACTGGAAAGTTAAGCTACAGTGGTTTGGGATGACATTTAAGACAAATTTCCCATACTCCCGAGGTCTCCTGGGAGCTGTAGCTGTTCTAAATAGAGCCACAACCAAAGCACTTACATGCTTTGGAGCCTAACAGAACCTGGAAGTAAATAAAGTAGTGACCTCTTATTCCAGAAATAAGTAGTTCAGTCACTGCTGAAGTCCGATCAACGCCTCCTGTCCCCCACCAGCATGTCtctaaaggcagaagaaaaatttaaaaaattggggtacctgggtggctcagttggttaagtgtccaacttcagctcaggtctgatctcacagattatgggttcaagccccgcattgggctctgtgctgacagctcagagcctggagcctgcttcgtattctgtgactccctctgtctctctctctgtccctcccctgctcatgctctgtctctctctgtctctcaaaaaataaataaacgttaaagaaaaaaatgtttaaataaagtaAAGCAACAATAGGAGTATGCTCACTAATACTCAGGTGTCATAAGTGGCTATTGTCTCCTGCAGAAAGGACATAAAGTGATGAGTAAATTGATAAGGGCTCCAAGTCGAAAGCCTTGTTTAAAGGCTGCCTTTGGAAGGCATATGTGAGCAGATCTGTGGTCAGGAAAATTGTTAGGAAGATTTTCCTTCCTAAAGCAATTAGGATCACCTGTCATGGGTGTTTTCCATTATTTATGCCGATCTCAATAATATACCACACGCCACATATGATAATGGCAGTCTGCACatcatctaaaaattaaattacctgTGCCGTGAAGCACAAAGCATACACCTGATTGACTTTGACCCTGTACTCTTCACAGATGTGCTGAGTAAACTGCCCCTCTATGGTAGCTGTAGAAATATTAAGAGCTGGAGGATGATCTTCCCACAGCAAAAGCTCATTAAATTACCTCCCAGGTGACTCTTGCATCAATTTAGGAATTGACAACAGGTAGTCGTTGGAAGAAATAGTCAAACAAACGACTTTAAAAATGACCATCTGCCATCAATATTTATTACTTCTCACTTCATACTTCTCACAAGTAAGTCTACCATGACTCTGAGCAAGCCAGTCCTGTGTCAAGGGGCTAACTGTCTACTTATTATCTTCTTTCCTAAAGCACTGGGGCtttcccattccccctcccatcACATTCCCATTACAAAGTAATAATAGAAAGTCGGATCACACAATGAAGAGAATGGCTAGAGGTTCAAACCTTGACGAGGAAAGCTTCCCCAAAGAGTAATAGGGAGCAGTAGACCTTGGAATACATTCAGGATATTCTTAAACACTTTGGAGGACCTAAGTCTTCCCAGggtgaaaaaatattcatatgtaaTGAGCAAGAGATTCCAACACTTCGTAAGCCAGTAAGTTCTGGCTCTTTACAGAtaaaccatcaagaaagtaagaaaattcaGGGAGATGGTTTGTGGGGAAAGTGGCATTGGAGAAAGCAGGTGTTCTACATTAGTGACTGTCACCTCCAAATCGCTCCATGGGTTGGAAATATTATCCTACTGTCACCTAGAGAAGAGTATCAGAAGGATCCTTCCTAGAGGAAAAAAGATTGTGACAGTTTAAAGTTGGATTCAACAGGATAAGTGGATATGGATATACAGGGAGTCCAGGCTTCTGTTGTCACTTGTTTTTCTCATACTAATCTTAGTCAGTCTGACATTATGAGGTCGTGCCTCTAGTATCTGAGAAATCTGAGGGAAGGCCCGAGGAACACATGTAGCTGCCACACAAATTGGCTGAAGTAGCTAGAATCTTCCTTGCACCTGAGCATCATAGATCCCAGCCAGGCCTCAATGCCCTGCTTCCTCACCCCAGATGACCCCAACGCcctgtgctccccaccccaggtgcccccaatgccATGTGCCCCTCTATCCTAGATGGCCCCAATGCCCTGCATCCCCTTACCCCAGAGGTCCCTGACGTCCTGAGTCCCCCACTCCAGATGGCCTCAGTATATTGACTCAAGTCTCCTCGGCCCGAAGCACTTCCCTTCCAGCTGCTTGTTAAGATCTGAACTCTTCGGGAGGAGAGTTCCTGCATGGAAAGCGACCATAACTCCTCCAAGAAAGTGTTCTTTAGAACTGGCCTCTACCATAGATGCTCTCAGTGCAAGGCCAAATCAAGGCAGCAAGGAGCGACCAGACTCCTAAAGCCATAGAGACCTTCATCTGGACAGACCCCCAGCCAGGACTTCTCAGGAAACAGGAAGTCGTGTGGCCTTACGTGATTTTATACGGCATCCCACACTCAGCTGTCTTCATTTTCCTACTGATTTAGATAGGGCATGCGGCACCCTCTCAATGTCAACCACCTAAAAGCTGCAACTCTCCAGATTTCCCAAACACTGACTCTCCGAAAGGCATATCACACAAAAAGTGCTATTTGATAACAGACGGTGTCTGCATGAGGCCTGTTGAGACCATCTGGGAGGCTAGCATGGCACATGACATTTCCAGTACATGCTAAATTGTAGGAAATTATTGGCACCAGCTGATTTTTGGGTGTCCAGCTAATATGTGGAACAGCCTAAGTCATATACGTTTGAAATCAAAAGatgattatttcttcttttctctgacttTGGCTGGAAGAATCAGCAGCAGGGATaataaagtgacttgcccagaaaCAAACATCCCCAGGAGGAGACAGGGACCTATAGAAAGCCATCTTTCTTGGCATCAAGGAAATCTAAAAATCTGTCTTTATTGATTTGTCcataaattaatgttttagttAGTTTAGCCAGGTCAAGCCTTAAAAGTATTTACTTATAACACGGGAGAATAATGTTTTTTTCATGCTGagatttcttagaaaagaaacatttatattcGTGTATTTTGTCCCCTTGtgccatatatataattttatgtataataagtatatatattcattctagTACTCAGAAGTTCCAgctaagcatttttaaaatagttttttccatcctgtttttgttttttagagtttatttattttgagagagagagagagagagagagagagagaacgagggaggggcagagagagagggagagagagaatcccaagcaggctccacacagtcagcacaagcctgatgtggggcttgaactcccaaacgatgagatcacgacctgagctgaggtcagatgtttaaccgactgagccacccatgcaccccaaagttccagctaagcatttttttttaacgtttatctatttttgagacagagagagacagagcatgaacgggggatggtcagagagagagggagacacagaatctgaaacaggctccaggctctgagccatcagcacagagcccgacgcggggctcgaactcacagaccgtgagatcatgacctgagccgaagtcggaggcttaaccgactgagccacccatgcaccagAAAGTTCCagctaagcattttttttaatgtttatttatttttgagacagagagagacagagcatgaacaggggagggtcagagagagagggagacagaatcggaagcaggctccaggctctgagccatcagcacagagcctgacacggggtttgaatccatgagctgtgagatcatgacctgagctgaagtcagatgcttaaccgactaatccacccaggcaccccatatgtttatcttttaaatcaTTCCAGTAGAAGCATCTAGTATTGTTCTAGAAGGCATCAGAGTCTACTGCTTAAGAGCTTCTACTGCTTAAGAGAGTTTCTCTGCTCTCAATTTACACAAGTTTGGGAAAATTAGTTAAACAAGCTAAGGCTCATATTCATACTATTTCCCTTGTAAGTTTATTGTGACTATTAAAAGGGATAACAAATGTAAGCAGTCTAGCCAAAGCTAATagcgtacatatatatatacatatatatatgtgtatatatatatgtatatatatatatatatatatatatatataaacaaggtACATAGTGTACAAAAGTACATATATTTTCCTCAAACCTGAGTGCAGTGAATTCAGGTTTTATatacttttccaaggaagacttccagggcaggaaagaggcagatgatatattcaaagtactaagCGAAAAAAACTGTAGGTGTTCAGCATTTGTGACTCTCAAAGGACTTCTTAAATTCTTAtcctcaattattatttttaaagatgctggACTCAATACCACAGTGTTTCAATACTATATATTTCTGAATCTGTTTCATAAACGATATTTTTCTAAGCATATGTATTCATACATGGGGCAACAGtttgggaatctttttttttaagactttaggATTGCTTATGAAATGTGAGAATTTTCATCTGTGTACACTTAGAAAAACTTGCTTGTCATATATGCTACCCCAATAGCTTTTTACTTGTAAACATGAGATGACTTCTAAGTCCTCTAATTGTCTCTTTAGACGTTCTGTCTCTTGAAAGCATCTGCTAACATTTTACTAAAGAAGTATTCAttgaaacctcaaaaaaaaaaaaaagaattatttatttaatcttcactttCAAATACACTGGCctaaaattatatcattttggggcacctgggtggctcagtgggttaagcatccatctcttggttttggctcaggtcatgatctcatagtttgtgagttcaagccctgcatcgggctctgtgctgacagtgcagagcctgcttggaattctgtctccctctctctctgcccctcccctgctcacgctctctctccctctctctctctctctcaaaaataaataaggatgtccttttttttaatgtttatttatttttgagagagagagagagagagagagacagagtgcaagcaggggaggcgcagagagagagcgagagggagacacagaatctgaagcagggtccaggctctgagctgtcagcacagagccccacacagggctcaaacttatgaaccatgaggtcataacctgagctgagtgggaggcttaaccagccacccacgcacccctctctcaaaaataaataaataaacatttaaagacaatctaCTGGTAAACACTGCAATTGTGAAACAATTTAATAGGGAGTAACTGAGAAGAATGGTTCCCTGTGCCTAAATTATTTGTGCAAAGTTTTTTAGAATTAGTGATCATTTTTAATTCCCACTATAGTATTTTATGTTCTTACTTAtagtgatttctctttcttttcaaaccCAAGTTTCctttaattgtttcctttttttttgtttgttttgtttttctgtgcagTTAATTCTCTAGCAGTTGAGAAGCTCCtatatatttcattcattggacattttattctatttttatttgttttaaagtttacaatATTACCTCTGTGTCAAGGTCTCCAAAACCATTCCCAGTTTTGATCATTTGCTAGGAGGACTCAGCACATAGTCATATCACTCTATGATTTATTATAGCAAAGGATACAGAGTGAATGGGAAGGCACATGGGGCAGAGTGCAAAGGAAACCAGGTGGAAGCTTCCAAGGGTTCTCTCCCAGCGGAGGCACACAAGACGTGCTTAATTCCTCCAGCAATAAGTGGGTGGCAACATGCAAAATGTTGTCTACCAAGGAAGGTCATTATAGACTCCGTGTTCAGGGTATTTATCGGGGACATTCTCTGCCTACCACCTACCAAAATCCCACATTCTCCGAAGGAAAACAAGTGTTTAACATACAGCATAGTGCttgcaaaaaaaaagttttggcatAGTGAGCCTCTGTCATCAGAGTCATGAGAACTCTCCCGAAATCCAAATTCTCAGATGCTAGCAAGCAGGCCTTTCTTAGTATGGCAGTCTCAAGTCTggtttttttactatttattttgagagagagcgagcgagcagagggatggggcagagagaaagaaagagggagaaagagaatcccaagcaggttctgcactgttagcacaggccagacatgggactcgaactcacaaaccatgagatcatgacctgagcggaaaacaagagttggatgctcaaccgactgagccactcagaatgCTTCTCAAGTCTGCTATTCTTAAATCTGTTCTGCATATCGGTAAATTGTCAAAATGGGTTGTCTTACATTTTTCTGTTATCCATAGCTAATTCATTTCTGTAGCAGAAATGAATCCTTTTTTGCAATGTATTCAATCAAACATTAATCTAGGTACCACTGTGAAAGGATGTTACAGATAGAATTAAAATCAAGGACTTTAAAACGGGGAGATTAACCTGGATTTTCTGAGTGACCCAGTCTAATTACATAAATCCTTAGAGTGGAGAATTATTTCTGGCTGGAAGCAAAAGAGGGATTGCTTCAGAAGGGGATGTCAGTAAGATCAGAGGTTGGTGAGGAAGTCCACCTGCCATCATTGTCCTGGAAAGGGTCCATGAAGGAAGGACTCTGGAAGTCCTCTAGTGATCTCCAGCCGAcagccagcaaaggaaacagacttCAGTCCTACAACTACATGAAATCAAATGCTACCAACATCCCGAATCAGCCTGCAGACAGGGTCTCCCGAAAAGCCTCCAGAAGAAACAGCCCTTCTGACAACTTGAATTGAACTTGGTGAGGCTCCAAGCAGAGAACCCTGGTGAATCACGTGGTGGTTACACTCCAACCATCAACAAAAAAACGAAT is a genomic window of Acinonyx jubatus isolate Ajub_Pintada_27869175 chromosome D1, VMU_Ajub_asm_v1.0, whole genome shotgun sequence containing:
- the LOC106977900 gene encoding oocyte-secreted protein 2, giving the protein MALGVWSLLAALIWPCTESIYVTVSCSMDWVMILVSPCGHNSDLYIFADELHLGSGCPMTRIQTSAYDFIYPVHDRGIKTKVNTLLFQTEMFFNPRIVHCESQKIPLECSASRKSVWLTPVSADNEIKLDPSPFIADFETTREELGLLNSSQMGSLLKEKWRLGVGIMNFVRKTVFFVLKKS